The DNA region GATCACCGCGTCCAGCCCGGCCGGATCACGATCGGCGGTGAGCGCGGTCGCGATGCCGGGACCACAGTCCAGCAGCACCCGGCTGCCGCCGGTCTCCACCAGGTAGCCGGAACTGGGCTGGCCGTCCGCCGGCATTCCGGCCCGGCAGCCGAGCACAGTGAGTTGCATAGTTTTCTCCGTTCCACGGGTACGCCGAATCCAGGGCGCACGAATACATGAGGGGGCGACCGGATCACACGGTCGACAGGGAAGAGCCGGGGCGTTACTTGAGGCCCGAGCGCACGAAGGCGTTGACGATCTGGCGCTGCAACAGCAGATACAGCACCAGCACGGGTAGACAGGCCAGACTGGCCACCGCCATCATCGGACCCCACTGCTCACCCTCGGTGCCCATGAAGCTGCGCAGCCCCAACTGCAGCACGCTGTTCGAGCGGCGCAACAGCACCGCGGGCCAGAAGTACTCGTTCCAGGCATTGATGAACAGCACGATGGTCAGCGCGGCCAGGGCGGGCCGCAGATTCGGCACCACCACCGTCCACAGGATCGACCAGGAGGAGCGGCCGTCGATCTTGGCGGCGGCCACCAGCTCCTTCGGGAACGCCGACATGTGCTGGCGCAGCAACAGCAGCGCCAGCGCCGAGCACAGCGTCGGGAACACCACGCCCACCAGCGAATCCACCAGGCCCATCCGGTTCAGCAGGATGTAGTTGGGCAGCATGGTGACCTGGAACGGGACCAGCCAGGTGCCGACGAACGCCAGATACAGCAGCCGCTGCAGCGGGAAGGTGTACATGGCGAACGCGTAGGACGCGAGCAGCGCGACCAGCAGCTGCCCGACCGTCGACAGGGCCGCCACGAAGAAGGTGTTGGCGACCAGGCCGGCGATGTCCACCTTGTGCGCGGCGTCGCCGTAGTTGGCCAGCGACATCGGCCACGGCACCGGCGACAGCGAGGTCACGTCCTCGGGGCGGCGCAGCGCGGTGGCGAACAGCCAATAGATCGGGAAGACGCACACCACCGCGGTGACGATCAGCAGGACGTGGCTGCCCAGGACGCGCAGACGGTCAATCATCATGGAAGGCCACCTTTTCCGAGATCCACACCAGTGCGCCCGCGACGACGCCGAAGCCGACGAACAGCAAGACCCCCGCCGCGGCGCTGAGCCCGGCGTCGAAGCTGTGGAACGCGTAGTCCCAGAGCAGGTAATAGATATTGGTGGTGGCCTGCGCCGGACCGCCCTGAGTCATCGAGTCGATGAGCGGGAAGGTGAGCGTGGGACTGAGCAGGACCGTGGTGAGCACCAGGAACAACAGGGTCGGCGAGAGCAGCGGCAGCGTGATCCAGCGGCAGATCTGCCGCGGACCGGCGCCGTCGACGCGGGCCGCCTCGTCGTAATCGTTGCTGATCCCGGCCAACCCGGCCCACACCACCAGCATGGCGAAGCCGAGCAGATGCCATCCGGTGATGGCGATGATCACCCACGGCGCGGCTTTCGCGTCGTACACCCAGTTGCGGTCGGTGCCCAGCACCCGGTCCACCGCACCCGAACCCGGATGCAGCAGCCAGCGCCACACCGCCGCGGCCGCCACCGGGGCCACCAGGAACGGTGCGAACGCGAACGCCTGGTAGGCGGTCCGGGCCCGGGCCGACACCCGCCGGCTGGCGAACGCGATCAGCACCGGCAGCAACACCGTGAACGGCAGCAGCCCGACGATCAGCACCACGGTCCGCCAGATCGAGCCGCTGAACGACGGCAGCTCCAGCAGCCGTTGGTAATTCGCCGCGCCGACCGACCGCATCGGCGAGGTCGGCAACAGGTTCCACGACAGCGTGGACAGTTCGAAGGCCTGCGCCAGCGGACGATAGGTCCACAGCACCAGCAGACTCAGCGCGGGGGCCAGGTACAGGTAGGGCACGGCGCGCCGCAGGAGGCGGCGACGCGCGGGGCGGCGCGCCGGAACCTGTTCGGGGACAGCGGTACCGCTCTCCTGCGGCGCTTCGAGGACGAACATCACGGAAGCAGTTTCGCGCCGGCTTCACGGGCCGCGGCGAGCGTGGACTGTGGATCCTTGCCCTGGAACACGATGGACTCGACCGCCTCCATCATGCCGTCGCGGATCTGCAGATAGCTGTTGCCCGGCATCGAGATCCACGGCTCCATGCGGTCGAGCTGGGCCACGTTCGGGGCCAGCAGCGGGTTCGCCTTCGACCAGGCGGCCAGGCCGTTGGCGTCGTCGAGCAGGCCGGTGCGCAGCGGCAGGTAGCCGATGCCCTGGGAGATCTTGGTGTAGGCGGCCTCGTTGGTGAGGAAGGTGATCAGTTCCCAGGCGGCGCGCTGCTTGGCCGGATCGTTGGCCAGGATGTGCAGTCCCGCACCGGAATTGGTCGGAATGGTGGGCTTGCCGTCGAAGCTGGGCATGGCCGCGGAACGCAGGTCCCACTTGCCCTTCGCGCCGGTCATGAAGGTGCCCTGGATGGCGCTGGACTCCAGGATCATGCCGATCTCGCCGCGGGCGAAGGCCTCGTAGCCCTGCTTCTGGTCCAGCTTGGGCATGGCGCCGGAGGCGACCAGCTGCTGCCCCATCTTGGCCACCTCGACCACGGGCTGATCGGCGTAGGCCAGCTTGGCGCGATCCTCGGAGATCACGCGGCCGCCGTTGGAGCGCACCATCGACTGGAAGCACCAGTCCTTGGCGGACTTGGTGAGGCAGTCGATGTAGACCCCGCCCTTGCCGGTGTGCTCGGCGATCGTCTTGCCGGCCTCGGCGACCTGCGCCCAGGTGGTGGGCGGCGTGGCCGAATTCAGGCCGGCCTGCTCGAACAGCGAAGCGTTGTAATAGAGAACGGGCGTGGACAGCACGAAGGGCACGCCGTAGGTGTGGCCGTCCCAATCGCTGAGGGTGCGGGCCTTGGGCGCGAACGGGTAGCGGGCGCCGTCGAAATTGCGCTGCACCTCCTGCTTGCCGACCAGGGTGTCCAGTGGCTTGGCGCCGAGCTGGTGAATGGTGAAGTCCAGGTCGCTGAAACCGAGCTGGGCGACATCGGGCGGGTTGCCCGCCACGATCTGGCTCTGAATGCTGGAGATGGTGTCGGTGGTCGGGTTGGGGCTGTTGCCCTGCGGCTTCTGCGCGGTCACCTTGATGTTCGGGTGTTCGGCGCCGAACTGGGTGATGAGGGCGTTGAAGGTGTCGGTCCAGGCGCCGGCCAGGCCGTAGTTGTAGGACTCGAAGACGATCGAGACCTGCTGGCCCGGAGCCAGATCGGGGATCTTCGCGGCGGTGGTGGTGGACTCGGTCTCGCCGGTGGCGCCGAGGCCGCAGGCGGTGAGCGCGACCAGGGCGGTGGTCACCAGGCCCAGCAGGGGCACGGTGCGTTTCACGGTGTTTCTCCTCATCAGGGGGTGAAAATCAGGGGACGGGAACGGCGGTGGCGGCCTCGGCGGCGAGCGGGGCGTCCGAGCTGGGCTGCTGCCAGGTCAGGCGCAGGCCGGTGGCCAGGTCGAAGAGGTGGATGTCGGCCGGGTCGACCGCGAAACCGATGGCTTCGCCGACCCGGACCCCGGCCGGGCGCGGGGCCCGCGCGACCACGGGACGATTCGCCTCGCCCGGCACGGTGTCGCCGACCCGGACGTGGATCAGCTCCTCGCTGCCCAGGTTCTCCACCATCGTCACCTGGCCGCGAATCGCGCTGATATCGCGGGTGATTCGCAGCCGCTCGGGGCGGATGCCGACGATGACGCGGGTGGAGATGGCGCTGTCGATCGCCTCCTCGGCATCGATGCCGAGCGCGGCGTCGATGCCCTCGGCGGTGACCCGCAGCCCGTCGATGTGCGGGCGCACCTCGGCGTCGATCAAGTTCATCGGCGGGGAGCCCAGGAACCCGGCCACGAAGGTGGAGCGGGGGCGGTCGTAGAGCTCCTCGGGCGTGCCGACCTGTTCGATCCGGCCGCCGTTGAGCAGCGCGATCCGGGTGGCCATGGTCATGGCCTCGACCTGGTCGTGGGTGACGTAGACGAACGTCGCGCCCAGCCGCCGGTGCAGGGCGATCAGTTCCGCGCGGGTGGCGCTGCGCAGTTTGGCGTCCAGATTCGACAGCGGCTCGTCCATCAGGAAGGCCCCCGGGTCGCGAACCATGGCGCGGGCCAGCGCGACTCGCTGCCGCTGGCCGCCCGACAACGCCGCCGGACGCCGGTCGAGCAGCTCCCGCAGCCCCAGCACGCCCGCGACCTCGGCGACCCGCGCGGCGATGGTGCGCTGCGGCTGCCGCCGCGAACGCAGCGGGAATCCGATGTTCTTCTCCACCGTGAGGTGCGGGTAGAGCGCATAGCTCTGGAACACCATCGCCAGGTCGCGGCGCTGCGGCGGCTCATCGGAGATATCGGTGCCGTCCAACAGGATTCGGCCCTCGGTCGGCTCCTCCAGGCCGGCGATCAACCGCAACAGCGTCGACTTCCCGCATCCGCTCGGCCCGAGCAGGACCAGGAACTCCCCGTCGGCGATGTCCAGCGTCACCGCCCGCACCGCATCGGTCCCCGCGAATCGCTTGGAGATCGCATCCAGGTATAACCGCGCCACCACTGCTCCTTCAGGCCTGGTCGACCACTGTCGGCATACAAGTCACGGGGTCAGTCTGGGACAGATTCCGGTCACGCAACCGTGGCGATAGTGAACGCCAATCGGACGAATCGAGTCGATGTGGCAACCCTGCGCGGCGGCCGAACCTCGGTGAGGGTTGTGGCGACGACGACCGGGTTTCGATATTCGACAGGGGCCGGACATGACCGAATTTCCCGTGCGAGTGGTCCGCCGCCGTGACGAGGCCGACGATGTCTTCTCGCTGGAACTCGCGGCCACCGACGACAGCCCGCTCCCGCCGTGGTCGCCGGGCGCGCACATCGATGTGCGCGCCGGTGACGCCGGAGTGCGGCAGTACTCGCTGTGCGGCGATCCCGGCGACGACCGGCGCTGGCGGATCGCGATCCTGCACGAGCGCGATGGACGCGGCGGTTCGGATCACCTGCACCGCACCGCGCTGCCAGGCACGGAACTCCAGGTTTCGGTGCCCCGCAACAACTTCGAGCTGACGCCACGGCCGTCGTATGTGTTCATCGCCGGCGGGATCGGTATCACCCCGATCCTGCCCATGATCGCGGCCGCTGCAGCCGCCGGCGCTGACTGGCGGCTGTACTACGGCGCTCGCAGCCGGGCCCACATGGCCTTCGCCGATGAGCTCGCCGCACGCCACCTGGAAGTCACGCTGGTGCCGCAGGATGTCGACGGGCTGCTGCCGCTGCCCCGCATCCTCGACGAGGGCGCGCAGGCCGAAATCTATTGCTGCGGACCCGAACCCATGCTGGCCGCGATCGAACAGCAGGCCGCCGCCCGCGAAAAGACCATCCGCACCGAGCGTTTCGCCGCCCGCCCGGCCGCCGTCGACACGGTGAACCGGCCCTTCGAGGTGCGTCTGGACAGCACCGGCGCCACCTATCGCATCGAGGCCCGGCGTTCGATCGCCGGTGTCCTCGAAGCCGCCGGGGTCGACATCATCACCTCCTGCCGCGAAGGCACCTGCGGCAGTTGCGAAACCACCGTCCTCAGCGGCGAGATCGACCACCGCGACGAGATCCTCACCGCCGAGGAACGCGCGCGCGGCAACACCATGATGCTCTGCGTCTCCCGTGCCCGGTCCGAGGTCCTGGTCCTGGACCTCTGACCCCTCAGATCCCCCCGTCACCACCCGAGAAGAAAGAAAACCGATGAGGAAAACCGCTGCGACGACCGTGCTCGCCGCCGCATTGGCCGTCTCCGCCGCGCCCACCGCGCACGCGGAGGAGGCCGCCGTCAACTACGCCGCCACCACCACCGACAAGTCGATGACCATCCGGACCGACGCCGGTTCGCTGGCCGTCGAGGACGGCGTCTTCAAGATCAAGGACGTGGCCGGCAAGCTGATCGGCGGCGCCGAATTGTCCTTCCGGGTCGACGATTACGTCTTCCCGATCGCCGCCGAGATCACCGACCGCACCGCGGTCCTGACCCCTCAGTTCGACACCGAGCACGCCACGTACCAGCCGGTCGCCCTCCCGTACGAGGACCAGGCTCCGTGGAAGAGCCAGTACGAGCGCGAGCAGGCCGCCTGGAACCGCATGGTCACCACCATCAGCACCGGCGCCACCATCGGCACCCTGGTGGGCGGCATGGCCGGCGCGGGCGTGGGCTGCCTGCTCGGCGGCGCGGGCGGCGCGGTCCTCACCGGCGCGCTGTCGGCCATGTTCGGTGCGGTGCCCGGCGCCATCGCCGGCTGCATCGCCGGGATGAGCGTCGTCGGCTTCCTGGGCACCCTGGCCGGTCAGCTGCTGGTCACCGCGCCGGTCGCGATTCTCGCGGCGGGCCAGTACTTCACCACCATCAACTCGCCGTTCGCGGCCGCCAAGTAGTTTCCACCGCGATAGGAAGAACGGATCGGCTCATGGCCACCACCTCGAGCGCCGCGACCGGGACACCCGAGCCGCGCAAGAAGACGATCAGCAATCCCTACATCCATCGCCTCCAGCGTCGGCATTTCCTGCTGTTCGACGTTCTTCCTATCGCCGGAACCGCGGCGGCCGTGGCATTCCTGTGGATCCGGCCCTTCGGCCTGCTGGAATTCGCCCTGCTGTTCTCGATGTGGCTGCTCACCGGCCTCGGGATCACCGTCGGCTACCACCGGCTGTTCACCCACCGCACCTTCACCGCGGCCCCGCGGTCGCCGTGACGCTCGCCGTGCTGGGGTCGATGGCCGGTCAGGGCGGGGTGATCTCGTGGGTGGCGCTGCACCGCCGCCACCACGAATGCAGTGACCGCGAAGGAGATCCGCACTCCCCCAACCTGTCCGGCAGCGGATTCACCGGAGCGGTACGCGGACTGGCGCATTCGCACTTCCTGTGGATGCGACGCCACGAATACCCCAACATCGTGCATTACGCCCCCGACCTCATCAAGGATCGCCGGTTGGTGCGCGTGGCCCGGCTGTACTACTGGTGGGTCGCGCTCGGGCTGCTGATCCCCACCGTGATCGGCGGGCTGGTCACCATGAGCTGGACCGGCGCGGTCAGCGGACTGCTGTGGGGCGGGCTGGCCCGCATCTTCATCCTCGAACACATTGTGTGGGCGATCAATTCGTTCCTGCACATGTTCGGCACCAAGCCCTACGAATCCCGCGAGAACAGCCACAACGGCGGCATCTTCGCGCTGGTGACGCTAGGCGAATCGTGGCACAACAATCACCACGCCTTCCCGGAATCACCGTCCTTCGGGCTGGACTGGTATCGGCTCGACCCCGGCTACTGGCTGATCCGCGCGCTCGCCGCGACGGGCCTGGTCTGGGACCTCAAAGTGCCTTCGCGGGCACGCATCTCCGCCAAACGCATTGCCTGAGAGGAGCTTACGATGGACAACCGTCCGACGAGCATCGCCGACATCGTCACCTGGTGCCAGGAGTACTTGGCCGGTCAGCTGGAAGTGCCGGCCGACACGATCGACCCCACCGCCGACTTCGACCGGCTCGGCGTCGACTCCGCGCTCGCGGTCGCGCTGCTGATCGAGGTCGAGGAACGCTACGGCGTCGACATCTCCCCCGAAGACCTGTTCCGGCACCCGACCCTCGAAGCCGTCGCCGCCTACCTGCACCAGCAGGTCAGCGCGGACGTGGCCTGACCGATGGCCACGCTCGACAGTCGTCGGACCGTGACCGAACGGTCCGACGCCGCGGCCGCCGCCATTCGCCACCACTACGACGTCGGCAACGACTTCTATCGGCTCTGGCTCGACTCGTCGCTCAGCTACTCCTGCGCGCTGCGGGAAACGCCGGGCGACACCTTGGAAGTCGCGCAGGCCAACAAGCTTCGCCATCACCTCGACGCCGTCGACGCCCGCACCGCCGGCGCCGTCCTCGACATCGGGTGCGGGTGGGGCGCGATTCTGCGTGAGCTCTCGCAGTCGCGGGGCGTGCGCCGATCGGTCGGCCTGACCTTGAGCGACGAGCAGGCCGACTATGTTCGCGCACAGGAGTATCCCGGTGTCGAGGTGCGGGTCGAGGACTGGCTGAACTACCGGCCGGACACGACCTTCGACGGGATCATCAGCATCGGGGCGTTCGAACACTTCGCCCGGCCCGACGACCCGGCCGAACAGAAGATCCGGGTGTACCGCGAGTTCTTCACCCGCTGCCGGCAATGGCTGAATCCGGTGGGCGCGCTCTCGCTGCAGACCATCGCCTACGCGAACATGACCGCCGCCCAGGCCGATCCCTTCATGCAGCAGGACATCTTCCCCGACGCGGAGCTACCCACCCTCGCCGAGATCGCGGCGGCCGCGGAGGGTCTGTTCGAGATCACCGCGGTCACCACCGGCCGCCTCGACTACGCGTGGACCTGCGCCGAATGGGCGCGGCGACTGCGCACCGAACGGGCCGCGGCCACCGAGCTCGTCGGCCCCGAAGTCGTGGCCCGCTACCTGCGTTATCTGAGGCTGTCGGCCATGGGATTCCGGATGGGGAAGCTCACCCTGCTGCGGCTGGTGATGCGACCTTATCCGGACGGATTCTTCGGCGCGGGAGGGGAATCCGCATGACCGCGCAAGCGTCGGGGGCCCGCATCCGATTCAACCCGTTCAGCGCCGAATTCCGGCGCGACCCTACCCGATGTACCGCGTGCTGCGCGAGCAGCGGCCGGTGCACAAGACACTCGGCATGTGGGTGCTGACCCGGCACGAGGATGTGCGGGCGGTGCTCACCGATCGCAGCTTCAGCGCCGGACTGATCCCGCAGCTGGTCGCCGAACAGGCGCAGCGGCTCGGGCAGACCGATGTCGATCGTATTGCCCGGCTGGGCCGGAAATCGCTGGTGTTCACCGACAATCCCGACCACGCACGGCTGCGCGGACTGGTGAATCGAGTCTTCACCGCGGCGGCCGTGGAGGAACTGCGGCCGGTGGCGCGCGAGTTCACCGCGCGCCGGCTCGGCCTCGCCGTGTCGCGGGGCGAGCTGGACGTGGTCACCGACCTCGCCGCTCCGCTGCCGGTGTCGGTGCTGTGCGAATGGATGGCGTTGCCCGCGGACCTGCGCGAGCAGGTCGGGCCCTGGACCCACGACATTCGATTCCTGCTGGAGCCGGGCCTGATGCAGGAGGCTGACTTCATTCGCGTGCGCGAGGTCGTGGAGGAGTTCGCGGCCGCGCTCGGCGAGGTGCTGGAGCAGCGGCGGCGCGGGCCCGGCGACGACCTGATCAGCCGGCTGCTCGCCACCCGCACCGCCGGTGGTGACGCGCTCAGCGACGAGGAACTGATCTTCGTGGGCATCATGTCCTTCGTCGCGGGCAACGAGACCACCAAATCGTTGATCGGCAACGGCACGCTGGCGCTCATCCGGCATCCGGACCAGGCGCGGCTGCTGCGCGAGGGTACCGCGACGGTGAAAACCGCTGTGACCGAAGCGCTTCGCTACGACAGCCCGCTGCAACTCACCAAACGGCTGGCCACCAAGGACGTCGAGGTCGGCGGGGAGATCATCCGGGCGGGCGATCAGGTGATGGTGTGCCTGGGTGCGGCGAACCGGGATCCCGAGGTGTTCGAGCGGCCCGACGAATTCGACCTGGTCCGCGGCGGGAGTGGTCATCTGGCCTTCGGGCACGGATTGCACGGCTGCCTGGGCGGGCAGCTCGCCGAACTGCTGGCGGAGGAAGCCTTCACGGGATTGCGTGAGCTCGAACTGACGCCGCTGAGCGACGAATTCGTCTGGCAGGAGCACAGTTTCATCGTCCGTGGACTCGCTCACCTGCCGGTGGCGGTCCAGGGCACACGATAGGGAATCGAAATGCCGCAACCGACACTGCTGCCCGAGATCCTGCAGCGGCGGGCCGCCACCGAACCGGACCGGACCGCCTACATCTTCCTCGATGACCGCGGCGCGGAATCCGCGGTCATCACCTATGGCGAGCTGCACGTCCGGGCGCTCGCGGTGGCCGCGGAACTCGCCGAGCGCTGCGCGCCGGGTGATCGCGCGCTGCTGATCTTCCCCCAGTGCCCGGAGTTCATCGTCGCCTATTTCGGCTGCCTGTACGCGGGTGTGCTGGCGGTGCCGTTGAATCCGCCGCGGCGCGACCGGATTCAGGACGCGACCCTGTCCATCGTGCGGGACTGCGAGCCCGCCGCGGTGCTGACCCTCGACCTGTTTTTGGAGCCATTGCAGGCCGCGCTCGAACCGTTGTGCCCCGGCGCGCGCTGGCTCGCCGCCGACCGGATCACCACGGCGGCAACCGGATTCGAGCCGGTGCTCCGATCCGGCACCGATGTGGCGTTTCTGCAATACACCTCCGGTTCCACCGCGGCCCCCAAGGGCGTGATGGTGACCCACGGGAATCTGGTCGCCAACGAGGAGATGATCCGGCGCGGCTTCGGCCACGATCGCGACTGCACCGTGGTCGGGTGGGCGCCGTTCTTCCACGACCAGGGGTTGATAGGCAATGTCCTGCAACCCCTCTACATCGGCACGACCAGCGTCCTCATGTCGCCGTCGGCGTTCATCCGCCGGCCGCTGCTGTGGCTCTCGGTCATCTCCCGGTACCGGGCGCACACCAGCGGCGGACCAAATTTCGCCTTCGACGCCTGCGCCGCCCGGGCGGCGGGCGCGGCCGAACTCGATCTGGACCTGAGCAGCTGGCGGGTCGCATTCAACGGCGCCGAACCGCTGCGCGCGGACACGCTGCAACGCTTCGAGAAGGCCTTCGCCCCATACGGTTTCGACCGCGGCGCATGGTATCCCTGCTACGGGCTGGCCGAAGCGACGCTGCTGGTCACGGGCAGCGTTCCCGGCAGCGGGCCACGATTCCTCGACGTGGACTCGACGGCCCTCGAGGAGCGCCGCTTCGTCCCGTCCACAGGTGGGCGAACCAAGACCCTGGTGAGTTCCGGCCGTGTCTTGGCCGACGAAGACGTCCGGATCATCGATCCTGGTACCGGTGAGCCCTGCGCACCGGACCGTATCGGCGAGATCCGGGTGTCGGGCGGCCATGTCGCCGCGGGCTATTGGCGCAATCCCGAGGCCACCGCCCGGACCTTCGGCGTCGACGACGGTTTCCTGCGGACCGGCGACCTGGGCCTGCTGGTGGACAGTGAACTCTATGTGGTCGGCCGCTCCAAGGACATCATCATCATTCGCGGCCGCAACTACTACCCCCAGGACCTCGAACAGTCCGTCCAATCCGCCCACCCGATCCTGGCCTCCGGCGTCTGCGCCGCGTTCGCCGTCCCCGGCCGCGACAGTGAGCAGCTGGTGATCGTCCACGAGATCCGCCACCCCGACGCCGCGGACCCCGCGGACTTGATCGCCGCCATCAAAGCCGCCATCCTCACCGAACACGGCATAGCCCCCACCGCGGTCGTCCTCACCGCCCCCGACCAGGTCCAGCGCACCAGCAGCGGCAAGATCCGCCGGTCCGCCGCCCGAACCCGCTACCTGGCGAACGAATTCACCCCGTGGTCACCCCCGACCGCGGACCTCACCGAACCCCACAGGAGCTGACATGCAGAACTGGGAAGCCCCCAACCCCGACTACGCGACCCTCGTCCCCGCCGTGGTCCTCAGCATGCCCGCCGCGAAACACCTCGGCTTCGGCTTCGCCCGCGTAGCCCCCGGCGAAGCCGACCTCCACCAGCCCCACCGCCCCGAACTCACCCAGCACAACGGCTACTTCCAGGGCGGCGTCCTCGGCTCCCTCGCCGACTTCGCGGCAGGCTCCGCCGCCGGCACCCTCCTCCACCCCGGCTGGATCAACATGACCATCGACTACACGGTCAAAATCCTCGCCCCCGCCAAGGGCACCCACCTCATCGCCCGAGGCCGAGTCCTGAAGCCAGGAGCCCTCATCACCACCGCCGCCGCCGACCTCTACGTCGTCGAAAACGACACCGAAACCCACTGCGCCACCGCCCTGGTCACCATGCGCAACGTAAAGGCGGGCTAGGCCGCGATCGAGCCGTTCCCGGTCCGGCTGTCCGAAGAATCCACGGGCCGCTGGACCCGCCGGGGGCGACCGGACGGCGCTCCCGGCGCAACGTTCACAATGGATGTGCTTCCAGGCAACGGCGAAGGGAGTGTCCGATGGGGTCGATGCGTGCGTGGCGGGTCACGAAACCGGGGCCGATCGATGACCGGCCGCTGGCCATGGAGCACGTCGAGGTGCCGCAACCCGGCCCTGGCGAGCTACTGGTGCAGGTACTCGCATGCGGGGTGTGCCGGACAGACCTGCACGTCACCGAGGGCGACCTGCCGATACATCGCCCCAACGTCGTGCCCGGACACGAAGTGGTCGGGGTGGTCACCGCGCTCGGCCCCGACACCGGAACCGAATTCACCACCGGTGACCGGGTGGGCATCGCATGGCTGCGCCACACCTGCGGAACATGCCGCTTCTGCCTACGCGGAGCCGAGAACCTCTGCCCACGTTCGCAATACACCGGATGGGACGCCGACGGCGGATACGCCGAGTTCGCGGTGGTCCCGGCCGCCTACGCGCTGCCCTTGCCAGCGAACTACAACGACACCGAACTGGCTCCCCTGCTCTGCGCCGGAATCATCGGCTACCGGGCACTACGCCGCGCCGCACTCCCCCCGAGCGGCCGCCTGGGCATCTACGGCTTCGGCGGCAGCGCACACCTGGCGGCGCAGGTCGCCCTCGCCGAGGGCGCGGAAGTCCACGTAATGACCCGCGACGTCGAAGCCCAGCAACTCGCCCTCGAACTCGGCGCGTCCTCCGCCCAAGGCTCAGCGGAACCGCCTCCGGTACAACTGGATTCAGCAATCCTCTTCGCCCCGGTCGGCGACCTGGTGCTACCCGCCATGGCGGCGCTGGACCGCGGCGGCGTGCTCTCCATAGCGGGCATCCACCTCACCGACATCCCACCCCTGAACTACCAGCGACATCTGTTCCAGGAACGCGAGATCCGCTCGGTCACCGCAAACACCCGCCACGATTCCCGCGAATCCCTCACCTTCGCAACCACGCATCGTCTGCATGTCACGGTGCACCCGTACCCGCTCGCGGAAGCAGACTGCGCCCTAAGGGATCTGGCACACGGACAATTCGCAGGTGCGGCCGTCCTGGTCCCCTGATCCTGGCGTCATCGCTCCATCCTGGGGATGCTGGAAGCGACACTGTCCATGATCTCGACCGGCACGAAGGACACCATGAGCCAGACCGACCAGAGCGATGCGACCGTGCTGTCGATCGGACTGCATCCCAGCGAAGTCGATTACAGCAACTATCCGCAGCTCGATGAGGCAACGTTGACCGCGCGCATCGATGCGGGGGAAGCCGCGTTGCGGGCCGCCGGGTTCGATCTGGTCGCTTGTCGGCTCCCCTCGGATCCTGATGCCGCTGAGGAAGCGCTGCGCACTCGCCTCGAGGGGCGCACGTTTCGGGTCGCCATGATCGGGGCGGGCGTCCGGATGGCCGCTGAACACACCTTGCTG from Nocardia tengchongensis includes:
- a CDS encoding carbohydrate ABC transporter permease, with protein sequence MMIDRLRVLGSHVLLIVTAVVCVFPIYWLFATALRRPEDVTSLSPVPWPMSLANYGDAAHKVDIAGLVANTFFVAALSTVGQLLVALLASYAFAMYTFPLQRLLYLAFVGTWLVPFQVTMLPNYILLNRMGLVDSLVGVVFPTLCSALALLLLRQHMSAFPKELVAAAKIDGRSSWSILWTVVVPNLRPALAALTIVLFINAWNEYFWPAVLLRRSNSVLQLGLRSFMGTEGEQWGPMMAVASLACLPVLVLYLLLQRQIVNAFVRSGLK
- a CDS encoding carbohydrate ABC transporter permease; this encodes MFVLEAPQESGTAVPEQVPARRPARRRLLRRAVPYLYLAPALSLLVLWTYRPLAQAFELSTLSWNLLPTSPMRSVGAANYQRLLELPSFSGSIWRTVVLIVGLLPFTVLLPVLIAFASRRVSARARTAYQAFAFAPFLVAPVAAAAVWRWLLHPGSGAVDRVLGTDRNWVYDAKAAPWVIIAITGWHLLGFAMLVVWAGLAGISNDYDEAARVDGAGPRQICRWITLPLLSPTLLFLVLTTVLLSPTLTFPLIDSMTQGGPAQATTNIYYLLWDYAFHSFDAGLSAAAGVLLFVGFGVVAGALVWISEKVAFHDD
- a CDS encoding ABC transporter substrate-binding protein codes for the protein MKRTVPLLGLVTTALVALTACGLGATGETESTTTAAKIPDLAPGQQVSIVFESYNYGLAGAWTDTFNALITQFGAEHPNIKVTAQKPQGNSPNPTTDTISSIQSQIVAGNPPDVAQLGFSDLDFTIHQLGAKPLDTLVGKQEVQRNFDGARYPFAPKARTLSDWDGHTYGVPFVLSTPVLYYNASLFEQAGLNSATPPTTWAQVAEAGKTIAEHTGKGGVYIDCLTKSAKDWCFQSMVRSNGGRVISEDRAKLAYADQPVVEVAKMGQQLVASGAMPKLDQKQGYEAFARGEIGMILESSAIQGTFMTGAKGKWDLRSAAMPSFDGKPTIPTNSGAGLHILANDPAKQRAAWELITFLTNEAAYTKISQGIGYLPLRTGLLDDANGLAAWSKANPLLAPNVAQLDRMEPWISMPGNSYLQIRDGMMEAVESIVFQGKDPQSTLAAAREAGAKLLP
- a CDS encoding ABC transporter ATP-binding protein; amino-acid sequence: MARLYLDAISKRFAGTDAVRAVTLDIADGEFLVLLGPSGCGKSTLLRLIAGLEEPTEGRILLDGTDISDEPPQRRDLAMVFQSYALYPHLTVEKNIGFPLRSRRQPQRTIAARVAEVAGVLGLRELLDRRPAALSGGQRQRVALARAMVRDPGAFLMDEPLSNLDAKLRSATRAELIALHRRLGATFVYVTHDQVEAMTMATRIALLNGGRIEQVGTPEELYDRPRSTFVAGFLGSPPMNLIDAEVRPHIDGLRVTAEGIDAALGIDAEEAIDSAISTRVIVGIRPERLRITRDISAIRGQVTMVENLGSEELIHVRVGDTVPGEANRPVVARAPRPAGVRVGEAIGFAVDPADIHLFDLATGLRLTWQQPSSDAPLAAEAATAVPVP
- a CDS encoding PDR/VanB family oxidoreductase, whose translation is MTEFPVRVVRRRDEADDVFSLELAATDDSPLPPWSPGAHIDVRAGDAGVRQYSLCGDPGDDRRWRIAILHERDGRGGSDHLHRTALPGTELQVSVPRNNFELTPRPSYVFIAGGIGITPILPMIAAAAAAGADWRLYYGARSRAHMAFADELAARHLEVTLVPQDVDGLLPLPRILDEGAQAEIYCCGPEPMLAAIEQQAAAREKTIRTERFAARPAAVDTVNRPFEVRLDSTGATYRIEARRSIAGVLEAAGVDIITSCREGTCGSCETTVLSGEIDHRDEILTAEERARGNTMMLCVSRARSEVLVLDL
- a CDS encoding fatty acid desaturase, whose product is MTLAVLGSMAGQGGVISWVALHRRHHECSDREGDPHSPNLSGSGFTGAVRGLAHSHFLWMRRHEYPNIVHYAPDLIKDRRLVRVARLYYWWVALGLLIPTVIGGLVTMSWTGAVSGLLWGGLARIFILEHIVWAINSFLHMFGTKPYESRENSHNGGIFALVTLGESWHNNHHAFPESPSFGLDWYRLDPGYWLIRALAATGLVWDLKVPSRARISAKRIA
- a CDS encoding acyl carrier protein, which codes for MDNRPTSIADIVTWCQEYLAGQLEVPADTIDPTADFDRLGVDSALAVALLIEVEERYGVDISPEDLFRHPTLEAVAAYLHQQVSADVA